The following are from one region of the Aspergillus chevalieri M1 DNA, chromosome 1, nearly complete sequence genome:
- the MOT1 gene encoding DNA-binding ATPase (BUSCO:EOG092602I6;~COG:K;~EggNog:ENOG410PIIR;~InterPro:IPR016024,IPR011989,IPR027417,IPR022707, IPR000330,IPR038718,IPR001650,IPR044078,IPR014001;~PFAM:PF00176,PF12054,PF00271;~go_function: GO:0005524 - ATP binding [Evidence IEA]), producing MTSRLDRLVTLLETGSTPVIRNTAAQQLADVQKQHPDELFNLLGRILPYLRSKSWDTRTASAKAIGLIVSNAEVFDPNQDDGQEIKKADEDVDEVVIKSEDQSPTDDGLLRLDRLDLTSILRWGHRLLGSAGKEYEYSLASMDPATRLQHQKKTLTSRLGLAGEYIEEDLIDDNDLVNKPAPTPKIDTNVPTLPRDNSLQSAVASPSEPANGEEAGLSKRQLNQLKRKNKQSAKLGANKVRVVDISSSRKQSDSAPTPTVSTPHPIKSESNGEEKNGDTKPDYFSLDRSGDDDDSKIVTEFKGVETPEKPLLQPELAEEGTPVGWPFEHMCDFLMMDIFDPNWEVRHGAAVGLREVVRVQGAGAGRLQGKSRVENDVLNRKWLDDLACRLLCVLMLDRFGDYISDNVVAPIRETVGQTLGALLSQLPPRSVVAVYQCLYRIIMQTDVGLERPIWEVCHGGMIGLRYLVAVRKDLLVKDSQLMDGILQAVMKGLGDYDDDVRAVSAATLVPMAEEFVTSRTSSLGLLMHIVWDCLSNLQDDLSASTGSVMDLLAKLCTFREVLDAMKANAADNPESSFGKLVPRLYPFLRHTITSVRSAVLRALMTFLQLEGEGTNDWVDGKALRLVFQNLLVERNEGVLKQSLQVWSELLKALETRGCFKSETELSSSIQPLITLTMGPFGVPRYPIPMNASLFIKPSGLPYPMSAAAPAKSSPSSNNTAAEPRGRKRKLEKKEIPPPPPTSSAHNVDGHMLQGDIDLVGADTMLRSKIYASKALGELLFFWDKSQLSSLWHPVIEGLDHSASTSQLSAAMVVEEYARFMGPSSKYTESICERVRPIVEGDRPAWYSDVACYLHVARAQCHSLLSAFRDHAHVPSSKLPVLAVIVQGDTEAGPNAFSLADAERVIGPDFERLKKGLAPAQRITALQVLNDTRATTESAINEARDIRERRDLRIRAAAAGALVALRDIPKKPGHIIKGMMDSVKKEENAELQQRSATAVASLVEHYTMAAKRGPVDKVIGNLVKYCCVDTSETPEFHHHAHLEKSILSLRKEEDRRDHPDAAKFEREAREARIMRRGAKEALEQLTVNFGPALLEKVPNLASLIERPLRDALSGELPQNIRDPENELGQEVVDGLSTLRALLPKFDTGLYPWVIELLPIVVKALQCELSVIRYAAAKCFATACSVMNVDGMTMLVEKVLPSINNALDIHHRQGVVECIYHLIHVMEDGILPYVIFLVVPVLGRMSDSDNDVRLLATTSFATLVKLVPLEAGIPDPPGFSEEMLKGRDRERKFMAQMLDVRKVEEFKVPVAIKAELRPYQQEGVNWLAFLNRYNLHGILCDDMGLGKTLQTICIVASDHHMRAEEFERTQANDVRKLPSLIICPPSLSGHWQQEVKQYAPFLNCVAYVGPPAERSRLQDELAKADVVVTSYDICRNDNDVLNPITWNYCVLDEGHLIKNPKAKVTLALKRLTSNHRLVLSGTPIQNNVLELWSLFDFLMPGFLGTEKVFLERFAKPISASRFSKSSSKEQEAGALAVEALHKQVLPFLLRRLKEEVLNDLPPKIIQNYYCDPSELQKRLFEDFTKKEQKELQNKVGSSEKSDKEHIFQALQYMRRLCNSPALVVKEGHKQYNEVQTYLTKKQSQIRDVAHAPKLSALRDLLTDCGIGINPPTEGELSTGASYVSPHRALVFCQMKEMLDIVQSEVFRKLLPSVQYLRLDGSVEAAKRQDIVNKFNSDPSYDVLLLTTSVGGLGLNLTGADTVIFVEHDWNPQKDIQAMDRAHRIGQKKVVNVYRLITRGTLEEKILNLQRFKIDVASTVVNQQNAGLGSMDTDQLLDLFNLGETAENAEKPSADSTAAAGNEVDMVDIDGEVKEKGKKGWLDDLGELWDERQYQEEYNLDSFLASMKG from the exons ATGACTTCCAG ACTCGATCGTCTCGTCAC ATTACTCGAGACTGGCAGCACGCCGGTTATTCGCAACACAGCTGCCCAGCAACTGGCTGATGTCCAGAAACAGCATCCAGATGAGCTTTTCAACCTTCTTGGGCGCATCCTGCCATATCTCAGATCCAAGTCATGGGATACCCGGACAGCTTCCGCCAAGGCTATTGGCCTGATTGTCTCCAACGCCGAGGTCTTCGATCCCAACCAGGACGACGGCCAGGAGATCAAAAAggcggatgaggatgtggACGAGGTTGTGATAAAGTCAGAAGACCAGTCGCCTACAGATGATGGGTTGCTCCGGTTAGATCGCTTGGATCTTACCTCGATTCTCAGATGGGGCCACCGGTTACTGGGCAGCGCGGGCAAGGAGTACGAATACTCGTTGGCATCCATGGACCCGGCAACCCGGTTACAGCACCAGAAAAAGACACTCACCTCCCGTTTGGGACTCGCGGGCGAGTATATCGAGGAGGACCTGATTGACGACAATGATCTTGTCAACAAGCCAGCACCGACTCCCAAGATTGACACGAACGTCCCTACCCTCCCTAGAGACAACAGCTTGCAGAGTGCAGTCGCATCACCCAGTGAACCTGCTAACGGGGAAGAGGCCGGTCTGAGTAAACGGCAACTGAACCAGCTCAAACGGAAGAATAAGCAGAGTGCCAAGTTGGGAGCCAACAAAGTCCGCGTGGTTGATATTTCGTCCTCCCGGAAGCAGTCAGATAGCGCCCCTACTCCGACAGTGTCAACACCTCATCCGATCAAATCCGAAAGCAACGGGGAGGAGAaaaatggcgacaccaaacCCGACTACTTCTCGCTCGATCGAagtggcgatgatgatgactcGAAGATTGTCACGGAGTTCAAGGGCGTCGAAACACCGGAGAAGCCTCTATTGCAGCCGGaattggcggaggagggcaCCCCAGTTGGATGGCCATTTGAGCATATGTGCGATTTCCTCATGATGGATATCTTTGATCCGAATTGGGAAGTCCGTCATGGTGCGGCTGTGGGTCTTAGAGAGGTTGTTCGAGTCCAAGGAGCCGGTGCTGGGCGTTTGCAGGGAAAGAGCCGAGTCGAGAACGATGTCTTAAATCGAAAGTGGCTGGATGATTTGGCGTGTCGCCTACTTTGTGTTCTCATGCTTGACCGCTTTGGTGACTACATTTCGGACAACGTTGTCGCTCCAATCCGGGAGACTGTTGGTCAAACACTGGGTGCGCTTTTGTCTCAATTACCCCCGCGATCCGTCGTCGCTGTTTACCAATGCTTATACCGGATCATCATGCAAACCGACGTGGGTCTCGAACGTCCCATCTGGGAAGTCTGCCATGGTGGAATGATTGGTTTGAGGTACTTGGTTGCCGTCCGCAAAGATCTGCTCGTGAAGGATTCCCAGCTTATGGATGGCATTCTGCAAGCCGTTATGAAAGGACTGGGCGATTACGATGACGATGTGCGTGCTGTCAGTGCAGCGACCCTCGTCCCCATGGCGGAGGAATTCGTTACGTCCCGCACAAGCTCGCTGGGCCTATTGATGCACATCGTCTGGGACTGTCTGTCGAACTTGCAGGACGATCTTAGTGCGAGCACAGGTTCCGTGATGGATCTTCTAGCGAAACTCTGCACATTCCGTGAAGTCCTTGACGCCATGAAAGCAAATGCAGCGGACAATCCAGAGTCTTCCTTTGGCAAACTGGTTCCCCGTCTATATCCCTTCCTCCGCCACACTATTACCAGCGTCCGTTCCGCTGTTCTCCGAGCTCTCATGACATTCTTGCAGCTGGAAGGTGAGGGCACAAACGACTGGGTAGACGGCAAAGCACTACGTCTGGTATTTCAAAACTTGCTAGTCGAGCGCAACGAGGGCGTTCTCAAGCAGTCTCTTCAGGTCTGGTCGGAATTGCTCAAGGCTCTTGAAACCCGTGGATGCTTCAAGTCAGAGACAGAGTTGTCAAGTAGCATTCAACCCCTCATCACATTAACAATGGGACCATTTGGTGTCCCTCGATACCCCATTCCTATGAACGCCTCGCTCTTTATCAAACCCTCCGGCTTGCCCTACCCGATGAGTGCCGCCGCTCCCGCAAAATCGTCTCCAAGCTCGAACAACACAGCTGCCGAGCCCAGGGGGCGTAAACGCAAACtcgaaaagaaggaaataCCCCCGCCACCTCCGACATCTTCAGCCCACAATGTTGATGGCCATATGCTTCAGGGTGATATTGACTTGGTCGGTGCGGATACGATGCTGCGATCCAAGATCTACGCGTCCAAGGCTCTTGGCGAGCTGCTGTTCTTCTGGGACAAATCTCAGCTCTCGAGTTTGTGGCATCCAGTCATAGAAGGTCTGGATCATTCCGCTTCTACCTCGCAGCTCTCAGCGGCTATGGTTGTGGAGGAGTATGCGCGATTCATGGGACCAAGCAGCAAGTACACCGAATCGATATGCGAGCGTGTGCGTCCGATTGTCGAGGGAGATCGCCCGGCGTGGTACAGCGATGTTGCTTGTTACCTTCATGTGGCGCGAGCTCAATGTCACTCTCTTCTCAGTGCATTCAGAGACCATGCTCATGTTCCATCATCGAAATTGCCTGTTCTGGCGGTGATTGTTCAAGGCGATACCGAAGCCGGTCCGAATGCTTTCTCTTTGGCTGATGCGGAGCGGGTTATCGGTCCTGATTTTGAGCGACTGAAGAAGGGCCTGGCGCCTGCTCAGCGCATTACGGCTCTTCAAGTTCTGAATGACACTCGCGCAACCACGGAATCTGCTATCAACGAGGCGAGAGATATCAGAGAACGGAGAGACTTGCGTATCCGGGCCGCGGCTGCGGGCGCGCTGGTCGCACTCCGCGATATCCCCAAGAAGCCTGGTCATATCATCAAGGGCATGATGGACAGcgtgaagaaggaagaaaatgcCGAGTTACAGCAGCGCTCCGCTACCGCGGTTGCATCCTTGGTCGAGCACTACACAATGGCCGCAAAGCGTGGACCAGTCGACAAGGTCATCGGGAACTTGGTCAAATACTGCTGCGTCGACACTTCCGAAACCCCCGAATTCCACCACCACGCACATCTCGAGAAATCCATCTTATCACTCCGCAAGGAAGAAGACCGACGCGACCATCCCGATGCAGCCAAGTTCGAAAGAGAGGCCAGGGAAGCCCGGATTATGCGCAGAGGTGCAAAGGAGGCCCTCGAACAACTTACAGTCAACTTTGGTCCGGCACTTCTGGAGAAGGTTCCCAACCTCGCATCTTTGATCGAACGGCCGTTGAGAGATGCTCTTTCTGGGGAACTTCCGCAGAACATCCGCGATCCGGAGAACGAACTTGGTCAGGAGGTTGTCGATGGATTGTCCACTCTCCGTGCTCTATTGCCCAAGTTCGATACCGGTCTTTACCCATGGGTTATTGAGCTTTTGCCTATCGTTGTCAAGGCGCTGCAGTGCGAGTTGTCGGTTATCCGGTATGCTGCCGCCAAGTGCTTTGCCACGGCGTGTAGTGTCATGAACGTCGACGGTATGACGATGTTGGTTGAAAAGGTTCTTCCGTCTATCAACAATGCGTTGGATATACACCACCGACAAGGTGTGGTAGAATGCATTTATCACCTTATTCATGTCATGGAAGATGGAATCCTGCCTTATGTCATTTTCCTCGTCGTGCCCGTCCTCGGAAGAATGAGCGATTCCGACAACGATGTGCGCTTGTTGGCCACAACATCATTCGCAACGCTGGTCAAGCTTGTTCCCCTCGAAGCCGGTATCCCCGATCCCCCAGGCTTCTCCGAAGAAATGCTGAAGGGACGTGATCGGGAAAGAAAGTTCATGGCGCAGATGCTCGATGTCCGGAAGGTGGAAGAATTCAAGGTCCCTGTCGCGATCAAGGCAGAACTTAGACCTTACCAGCAAGAAGGTGTCAACTGGCTGGCGTTCCTCAACCGGTACAACCTCCACGGTATTCTGTGTGACGATATGGGTCTTGGCAAGACTCTGCAGACCATTTGTATCGTCGCTAGTGATCACCATATGCGAGCCGAGGAATTCGAACGCACACAGGCAAACGATGTTAGGAAATTGCCGTCTTTGATTATCTGCCCTCCATCACTGTCTGGACACTGGCAGCAAGAGGTCAAGCAATACGCTCCGTTCCTCAACTGTGTCGCTTATGTTGGTCCTCCCGCGGAGCGTTCGAGGCTGCAAGACGAACTGGCAAAGGCGGACGTCGTCGTAACTTCCTACGATATCTGCCGGAATGACAACGATGTGCTTAACCCGATCACCTGGAACTACTGTGTTCTGGATGAGGGTCACTTGATCAAGAATCCCAAGGCGAAGGTGACGTTAGCATTGAAGCGTCTTACGAGCAACCATCGCTTGGTTCTTTCTGGTACTCCGATCCAGAACAATGTCTTGGAATTGTGGTCGCTGTTTGATTTCCTGATGCCCGGGTTTCTGGGAACCGAGAAGGTCTTCTTGGAGCGGTTCGCGAAGCCTATTTCCGCCAGTCGGTTTAGCAAATCGTCCTccaaagaacaagaagctgGAGCGTTGGCAGTCGAGGCTCTCCACAAACAAGTCCTCCCGTTCTTACTCCGTCGTTTGAAGGAGGAAGTCCTAAACGATCTGCCTCCCAAGATCATCCAGAACTACTACTGCGACCCCAGTGAACTCCAAAAGAGACTCTTCGAAGACTTCACCaagaaagaacaaaaagaactGCAGAATAAGGTCGGCAGCTCCGAAAAATCCGACAAGGAACACATCTTCCAAGCCCTGCAGTACATGCGCCGTCTCTGCAACTCGCCCGCTCTCGTCGTCAAAGAAGGCCACAAACAATACAACGAAGTCCAAACATACCTCACCAAGAAACAATCCCAAATTCGCGACGTCGCGCATGCCCCCAAACTTTCCGCCCTCCGCGATCTGCTCACCGACTGCGGCATCGGCATCAACCCACCCACAGAAGGCGAActcagcaccggcgccagcTACGTCAGCCCCCACCGCGCCCTGGTCTTCTGCCAGATGAAGGAAATGCTGGACATCGTGCAAAGCGAAGTCTTCCGCAAACTGCTTCCCTCAGTGCAATACCTGCGTCTGGACGGTAGTGTCGAGGCCGCGAAGCGCCAGGACATTGTGAACAAGTTCAACTCAGATCCTAGCTACGATGTGCTGCTCTTGACGACGAGCGTTGGTGGTCTGGGACTGAATCTGACGGGCGCTGATACGGTGATTTTCGTGGAACATGATTGGAATCCGCAGAAAGATATCCAGGCCATGGACCGCGCTCACCGTATCGGTCAGAAGAAGGTCGTTAATGTCTACCGGTTGATTACGCGTGGTACCCTCGAGGAGAAGATTTTGAA TTTACAACGCTTCAAGATCGACGTCGCAAGCACAGTCGTCAACCAACAAAACGCCGGCCTCGGCTCCATGGACACAGACCAACTCCTCGATCTCTTCAACCTCGGCGAAACAGCGGAAAATGCCGAGAAACCCTCTGCAGACAGTACCGCCGCGGCAGGCAACGAAGTCGACATGGTTGACATCGATGGCGAGGTTAaggagaaggggaagaaggggtgGTTGGATGATTTGGGAGAATTGTGGGATGAGAGGCAGTACCAGGAGGAGTATAATTTGGATTCGTTTTTGGCGAGTATGAAGGGGTGA
- a CDS encoding uncharacterized protein (COG:C;~EggNog:ENOG410PQWP): MASGYGLNGGPSRCYGFWQEVLGCYVVNSGEGETGKKKCMPALEDYYECLHHRKEALRTMKMQAAYRKAEAAHPRENAPKAEQIRSLGLLGNEEQTADVLAKAS, from the exons ATGGCATCTGGTTATGGTCTCAATGGCG GTCCTTCCCGCTGCTACGGTTTCTGGCAGGAGGTCCTCGGTTGCTACGTCGTCAATTCCGGTGAGGGCGAGACCGGCAAGAAGAAGTGCATGCCCGCATTGGAGGACTACTACGAGTGCCTGCACCACAGAAAAGAG GCTCTCCGCACGATGAAGATGCAGGCCGCCTACCGCAAGGCTGAAGCCGCACACCCCCGGGAGAACGCGCCCAAGGCGGAACAGATTCGCAGTCTGGGATTGTTAGGGAATGAAGAACAGACGGCAGATGTGTTGGCGAAGGCGTCATGA
- a CDS encoding secretory pathway Sec39 family protein (COG:U;~EggNog:ENOG410PM9V;~InterPro:IPR013244;~PFAM:PF08314;~SECRETED:SignalP(1-27);~go_process: GO:0006890 - retrograde vesicle-mediated transport, Golgi to endoplasmic reticulum [Evidence IEA]) produces the protein MAVLARLSGAHAILLASHLCASGQVAALPRLQAQFPGYLPLERVLRLLLTFLPESIEPQHYTPVLEELVDTSLSFSALSEDDIDLSSVKDLSEPAARKRVRKLRLLPLKYRDDDDSDVTDLLAQFLIHRAHKIDAETSLQPFILDLLLPFYGRSPVLRTWLISSLIPLLRLNYEYYPDQDGSFTLDVIESMDDQTAVNVLLSMTGSHSDNMDLVKNLRGLIGPWIHGSNRSKRRRLNEAAERESVTITQEPYRPRTASHAAWGPVNEWLLSRSLVDLESVVGAYTDWNGPQDVDLGGYGDVNGQYQDDELADLQARHGQSGLAVVYANSDTSRPTLEGCVQIVTRIAQRLGLEGSIPDSPLPTVTYDTNTIASTSRASLLQNALLVSSNTLTRPSATSISFLSATLSSLEILSELGHPVTCRAAANMCLHNSEDAQLLDLRSVIASTTRNARSGHDWMKIRQQLLWLHNWQVEEAQTERPYHGLFWRVPRDVVETEILKALLEVKEYKLAVNIYTDLTTPLQASQVEAAVKDAITTAYDNASNGNRTRGGMKKAYDILQIFQPHFPDSVSFKQIQALISATHALSFYSLTLQHGVPFQPVSIRIHQDPLSLIEKVLDQNPKGYTNLDDLLSIGRNLVAAGFPPILPDSDSHEHTPISEEDAPVIAERRVISLAISSALASDDLGTAYSYIFTRLATPTSSSSTSIKDDISWRAVYNAGRHRSSSTSSSPNLQTQINQLSQRMELLSLALVLVPYPDPLPEILGAWRRCDEEMNVLRAQETEEEEIWDTKGDTVSMVPGGFGPSDSEQDALETKQQHARRARAYQQQQQQNRSHEEAPMGLFEVARGAAMALHKNTLPLRGMAAAGSSTSRPAGHEYKNGDDDHEADSEGRMRKRDVVSNMVTGGLASGIGWVLGAQPVSR, from the exons ATGGCCGTGCTCGCGCGCCTGTCTGGTGCTCACGCGATTCTTTTGGCCTCGCATCTTTGTGCCAGCGGCCAGGTTGCTGCCCTTCCGCGACTCCAGGCACAGTTTCCCGGTTACCTTCCTTTAGAGCGTGTTCTACGTCTCCTTTTGACCTTCCTTCCCGAGAGTATAGAGCCTCAGCACTACACGCCTGTGCTTGAGGAGCTTGTTGATacttctttgtctttttctgCGCTGTCGGAGGACGATATTGATTTGTCGTCCGTCAAGGATTTGTCAGAACCAGCTGCGAGGAAACGTGTACGGAAGCTTCGTTTACTGCCTCTGAAATAtcgcgacgacgacgacagtGACGTTACCGACCTTTTGGCCCAATTTCTCATCCATCGCGCGCATAAGATAGACGCCGAAACCTCTCTTCAACCCTTTATTCTCGATCTCCTATTGCCTTTCTACGGTCGCTCGCCGGTCTTACGCACGTGGCTCATATCCAGCCTGATACCCTTACTCCGCTTGAACTACGAATACTATCCCGACCAAGATGGGTCGTTCACGCTGGATGTGATTGAGTCTATGGACGATCAGACGGCTGTCAATGTACTCCTTTCGATGACAGGATCTCACAGCGACAACATGGATCTAGTTAAGAACTTGCGCGGGCTCATTGGTCCTTGGATCCACGGCAGCAATCGGTCGAAACGACGGAGGCTCAATGAAGCAGCGGAGCGTGAATCTGTCACGATTACTCAGGAACCGTATCGGCCGCGGACAGCTTCGCATGCTGCATGGGGACCGGTAAACGAATGGCTGTTGTCGCGGAGTCTGGTAGATTTGGAAAGTGTTGTGGGTGCCTATACTGACTGGAATGGGCCTCAGGATGTTGACCTTGGAGGTTATGGGGATGTAAATGGGCAATACCAGGATGATGAGCTGGCGGATTTGCAGGCCCGACATGGCCAGAGCGGTCTTGCCGTGGTTTATGCGAATTCTGATACCAGTAGGCCGACCCTGGAAGGTTGCGTACAAATCGTCACGCGAATCGCCCAGCGGCTGGGTCTTGAAGGATCCATACCCGACTCACCACTTCCTACGGTTACCTATGATACGAATACAATCGCGTCGACGTCGAGAGCGTCGTTATTACAGAATGCCTTATTAGTGTCTTCAAACACACTTACTCGTCCCTCTGCCACCTCGATATCATTCCTCAGCGCCACCCTTTCTTCTCTTGAGATATTGAGCGAGTTGGGTCACCCTGTAACCTGTCGCGCAGCCGCAAACATGTGCCTCCATAACAGTGAGGACGCGCAGCTTTTGGATCTGCGCAGCGTCATAGCTTCTACCACAAGGAATGCGAGATCAGGTCACGACTGGATGAAGATCCGCCAGCAATTACTCTGGCTCCACAACTGGCAGGTGGAAGAAGCGCAGACGGAGCGACCTTACCACGGTCTTTTCTGGAGAGTCCCGCGGGATGTTGTGGAGACAGAAATTTTGAAGGCATTGCTGGAGGTCAAGG AATACAAGCTGGCTGTGAACATATACACAGATCTGACGACGCCACTGCAAGCGTCGCAGGTTGAAGCCGCTGTCAAGGACGCCATCACTACGGCTTACGACAATGCCAGTAATGGTAACCGAACACGAGGAGGAATGAAAAAGGCCTACGATATCCTGCAAATTTTCCAGCCACACTTTCCCGACTCTGTATCATTCAAGCAGATTCAGGCTCTCATCTCAGCGACACATGCCTTGTCATTCTACTCACTGACACTACAACACGGGGTTCCGTTCCAACCCGTCAGCATCCGCATTCACCAAGACCCTCTATCTCTGATTGAAAAGGTACTCGATCAGAATCCTAAGGGGTATACGAATCTGGATGATCTTCTTTCTATTGGGCGAAACCTTGTTGCAGCAGGTTTTCCGCCTATACTACCAGACAGTGACTCGCACGAGCACACTCCGATTTCTGAAGAGGACGCGCCTGTCATTGCCGAACGACGTGTCATTTCCCTAGCTATATCCTCTGCCCTCGCATCCGATGATCTTGGCACCGCATACTCCTACATTTTCACACGCCTTGCTACTCcaacctcctcatcctccaccTCTATCAAGGACGACATCTCCTGGCGTGCAGTCTACAATGCAGGACGTCAccgctcctcctccacctcatcatctcccaaCCTCCAAACCCAAATTAACCAGCTCTCCCAACGCATGGAGCTCCTTTCCCTTGCATTAGTCCTCGTCCCATACCCCGACCCCCTCCCCGAAATCCTCGGCGCCTGGCGCCGCTGCGACGAGGAAATGAACGTCCTCCGTGCCCAAGaaaccgaagaagaagaaatctgGGACACAAAGGGCGACACCGTCTCCATGGTCCCAGGTGGCTTCGGCCCCAGTGACAGCGAACAAGACGCGCTCGAAACAAAACAGCAGCACGCCAGACGTGCCCGAGCCtaccagcaacagcaacagcaaaaTCGCTCACACGAAGAAGCCCCCATGGGACTATTCGAAGTCGCCCGGGGCGCCGCCATGGCCCTTCACAAGAACACGCTTCCTCTCCGCGGGATGGCGGCGGCTGGCTCGTCGACATCTCGTCCCGCGGGTCATGAATATAAGAACGGCGATGATGACCATGAAGCAGACAGCGAAGGCCGGATGCGCAAGAGAGATGTTGTTAGTAACATGGTGACTGGGGGATTGGCTAGTGGGATTGGATGGGTGTTGGGAGCTCAGCCGGTTAGTCGGTga
- the MKK1 gene encoding dual-specificity mitogen-activated protein kinase kinase (COG:T;~EggNog:ENOG410PGDC;~InterPro:IPR017441,IPR008271,IPR000719,IPR011009;~PFAM:PF07714,PF00069;~go_function: GO:0004672 - protein kinase activity [Evidence IEA];~go_function: GO:0005524 - ATP binding [Evidence IEA];~go_process: GO:0006468 - protein phosphorylation [Evidence IEA]), producing the protein MSSSTAAAPVPLLRPPVPGRNRSNSNAPKPKLTLGIPPSPNTRPLVNGNPVPASQAAPPQIQPPRPANRPAPPQLRLATPMGSSSEVPQEMPRMVNGRPAPPPLVTTNVNDANNHSGNYTYLDGKASGPASASSSNYSTLSFAMGLRQPPGGTPDPSSAISSVYSDRENGVPERDNSSVNGLIPDLDKLSLEKGRPLDVDDLDDEGWLAASEQKKIVELGSLGEGAGGAVTRCKLKEGKTVFALKIITTDPNPDVKKQIVRELNFNKHCASDHICRYYGAFMDKSTGTISISMEFCEGGSLDSIYKEVRKLGGRTGEKVLGKVAEGVLNGLTYLHGRKIIHRDIKPSNILLCRNGQVKLCDFGVSGEFGTKGDANTFIGTSYYMAPERITGQSYTITSDVWSLGVTLLEVAQHRFPFPADGTEMQPRAGLIDLLTYIVRQPIPKLKDEPQNGIRWSDSFKYFIECCLEKEPPRRATPWRMLEHPWMVDMKGKKVNMANFLKQVWDWKE; encoded by the exons ATGTCTTCCTCAACCGCCGCCGCACCTGTCCCTCTCCTCCGACCGCCCGTACCAGGAAGGAAtcgcagcaacagcaatgCTCCCAAGCCCAAATTGACGTTGGGAATTCCGCCATCTCCCAACACTCGTCCTCTCGTTAATGGCAATCCTGTCCCTGCCAGCCAGGCGGCTCCGCCCCAAATCCAACCTCCTCGTCCCGCAAACCGCCCGGCGCCTCCGCAACTGCGACTCGCAACCCCAATGGGCAGCAGCTCTGAAGTACCACAAGAAATGCCTCGAATGGTCAACGGAAGACCTGCGCCGCCGCCTCTCGTGACTACCAATGTGAACGATGCGAACAATCATTCCGGCAATTACACCTACCTCGACGGGAAAGCCAGTGGCCCCGCCTCCGCTTCGTCGTCGAATTACTCGACCCTTTCATTCGCTATGGGTCTCCGTCAACCGCCTGGCGGTACACCAGATCCTTCGTCCGCCATAAGCTCCGTTTACTCTGATCGCGAAAACGGGGTACCAGAGCGCGACAACAGCAGCGTCAACGGGCTCATCCCCGATTTGGACAAGTTGAGTCTGGAGAAGGGCAGGCCCCTTGATGTTGATGATCTGGATGACGAAGGGTGGCTGGCCGCTAGTGAACAAAAGAAGATCGTCGAGCTGGGGAGTTTGGGTGAAGGTGCCGGTGGTGCAGTAACAAGGTGCAAACTCAAGGAGGGAAAGACTGTGTTTGCATTGAAG ATCATCACTACGGACCCGAACCCCGACGTCAAAAAGCAAATCGTTCGAGAACTCAATTTCAACAAACATTGCGCTTCGGATCACATCTGTCGCTACTACGGTGCATTTATGGACAAGTCGACTGGTACCATCTCGATCTCTATGGAATTTTGTGAAGGTGGGAGCTTGGACAGCATCTATAAGGAGGTCAGGAAGTTGGGTGGTCGCACTGGTGAAAAGGTGCTAGGCAAGGTGGCTGAAGGTGTTCTGAACGGTTTGACATATCTTCATGGGAGGAAAATCATTCATCGAG ATATCAAACCATCCAACATCCTCCTATGCCGAAACGGCCAAGTGAAGCTGTGCGACTTTGGAGTTAGCGGTGAATTCGGAACCAAGGGTGATGCCAACACGTTCATCGGAACCTCGTACTATATGGCACCGGAGCGAATCACCGGTCAATCTTATACCATCACATCCGACGTTTGGTCGCTCGGTGTAACCCTGCTCGAAGTCGCACAACATCGCTTCCCCTTCCCTGCCGACGGCACCGAGATGCAGCCTCGCGCCGGTTTGATCGACCTTCTGACCTATATCGTCCGCCAACCGATTCCCAAGTTGAAGGATGAACCGCAAAACGGTATCCGCTGGTCTGATAGTTTCAAATACTTTATTGAGTGCTG TCTTGAGAAAGAGCCTCCCCGCAGAGCCACTCCTTGGCGGATGCTGGAACATCCCTGGATGGTGGACATGAAAGGCAAGAAAGTCAACATGGCCAACTTCCTGAAACAAGTGTGGGACTGGAAAGAGTAG